The following are encoded together in the Falsibacillus albus genome:
- a CDS encoding ligand-binding sensor domain-containing protein has product MINETSSFIDHGIPVQAEEARTAAFCMQGEECRFVIAAKGFVLIIDPEKGGFSQVSFPDSNNEYPFASFSSNGLFYTGAGNVLLVLDPFLETFVFHTPIDNGEEIVGFSFTEDNDGQIYFTSYPHCHLLRYSPRVNEIIDYGSMDPTEKYPGTIAIDREGWVYLGIGTERKNIVAFHPKNGKKKNLVPENERQKGVGYVYSGTDGSVYGHLEANDFKEAVTFTSNLLFSRGCIAGSLESAMSRYTGGGFQKIHRNLESTYQVASYSLTEGYVDFFRKETGAEKRITFKYDSYGANLSTIVLGPDGHLYGSSMHPLQFFRYDFTEDKITNFGGDVIEKGGGGNIAAYASQGNVLMGAAYAGGKLYRVDTQKPFVRSENPRLILQTEEIHRPRCAVALSDGIHIVWGGFPGYGMVGGGLGIFNIQTEQHTLLTHDRVISNQSTICLVELNSDYIVGGTSIETPGGASSSEKEACLYLFNWKKKVVEDVFVPVAGAREIVQQYMDRFHRVHGLTDSSQYFICDPCTRKVLFKKDLSQWGCVVRNGLAFNQGTSSLLILLSNALLSVKIGEGEFSDPMVMVRLPMEASSGMVFREGRIYFGSGSRLCSIHAEFPITLDSLD; this is encoded by the coding sequence TTGATTAATGAGACTTCATCATTTATTGACCATGGTATTCCGGTCCAAGCCGAAGAAGCAAGAACCGCAGCTTTCTGCATGCAGGGTGAAGAATGCAGGTTTGTCATCGCGGCTAAAGGGTTTGTGCTGATCATTGACCCGGAAAAGGGCGGTTTCAGTCAGGTATCATTTCCAGATAGCAATAATGAATATCCCTTTGCCTCATTCAGCAGCAACGGTTTATTTTATACAGGAGCTGGCAATGTATTACTCGTTTTAGATCCCTTTTTGGAAACATTCGTTTTCCATACACCTATTGATAATGGAGAAGAAATCGTCGGGTTTAGCTTTACTGAGGATAATGATGGTCAGATTTATTTCACTTCTTATCCTCATTGCCATTTGCTTCGGTACAGTCCTCGGGTCAATGAAATCATTGATTACGGCTCGATGGACCCTACGGAAAAATACCCTGGCACGATAGCAATCGATCGCGAAGGATGGGTGTACTTAGGGATAGGCACTGAGCGGAAAAATATTGTTGCATTCCATCCCAAAAATGGAAAAAAGAAAAACTTGGTTCCGGAGAATGAACGTCAAAAGGGTGTTGGGTATGTTTACTCCGGGACTGACGGATCTGTATATGGTCATTTGGAGGCAAACGATTTTAAGGAAGCAGTGACATTTACGTCCAACCTGTTATTTTCTAGAGGATGCATTGCCGGAAGTCTTGAATCAGCAATGTCTCGATACACAGGAGGAGGCTTTCAGAAAATCCATAGGAATTTGGAATCGACTTATCAAGTGGCATCCTATAGCCTTACAGAAGGATATGTTGATTTCTTTCGAAAAGAAACAGGGGCAGAAAAACGAATCACGTTCAAATATGACTCTTATGGCGCCAATCTTTCTACTATTGTTTTAGGACCTGATGGTCATCTATATGGATCATCTATGCATCCATTGCAATTCTTTCGGTATGACTTTACTGAGGATAAGATTACCAATTTCGGTGGAGATGTCATTGAAAAAGGAGGCGGCGGGAACATTGCTGCTTACGCTTCACAAGGCAATGTCCTGATGGGGGCTGCGTATGCAGGTGGGAAGCTATACAGAGTTGATACGCAAAAACCATTCGTTCGAAGCGAGAATCCTCGTCTGATCCTGCAGACGGAGGAAATCCATCGGCCCCGATGTGCTGTTGCACTGAGCGACGGAATACATATCGTCTGGGGAGGATTTCCGGGATATGGAATGGTCGGAGGTGGCCTGGGCATCTTCAACATTCAGACAGAGCAGCATACTTTACTTACGCATGATCGGGTGATTTCCAATCAGAGCACCATCTGTCTCGTGGAGTTAAACTCAGATTACATCGTGGGTGGGACGTCGATCGAAACACCTGGAGGGGCAAGCTCATCTGAAAAAGAAGCATGTCTTTATCTTTTTAATTGGAAAAAAAAGGTTGTAGAAGACGTCTTTGTCCCAGTTGCAGGGGCGAGGGAAATCGTTCAACAGTATATGGATCGATTCCATCGTGTGCACGGCTTGACCGATTCCAGCCAATACTTCATCTGTGATCCATGTACACGGAAGGTTCTTTTCAAAAAAGACTTATCCCAATGGGGATGTGTGGTGCGGAACGGGCTTGCTTTTAATCAGGGAACGAGCTCGCTTCTTATTTTGTTATCCAATGCGCTGCTATCGGTGAAAATTGGAGAAGGGGAATTCTCTGATCCCATGGTGATGGTTCGGCTCCCAATGGAGGCATCAAGCGGAATGGTCTTTCGTGAAGGAAGGATTTATTTCGGAAGCGGCAGCCGTCTTTGCAGCATACATGCTGAATTTCCCATAACGTTGGATTCGCTCGATTAA
- a CDS encoding alpha/beta hydrolase family protein, translating into MYSLMELSLKGVPSLLENIETIKDWKSKRESILNAWIDCIGKIPPLIKTRMDIISWEDHDDHLLVKIRYLSVFGDWVPASLLIPNAGKGNKLIAQEDVRKRLSHNGSSLPAILALHPTSESGKDDICLDTGRENRQYGLELVKRGYLVLAPDTITAGERVLPHDQPFHTASFYRQHPDWSAVGKMISDHRQGISLLESLSIVDAEKIGVIGHSLGGYNGYFLAGVDKRVKAVVCSCGFTTLSQDPEIHRWGRRDWFTHIPKLSDYINEARVPFEFNEIAALAAPVPLFMWMGQNDKIFPHWKPAADGLADLHSLYAWMGEEEKYTSLIGSAGHDFPLEIRGIAYSFLDRWLYAGKP; encoded by the coding sequence TTGTACTCGTTAATGGAGTTGTCCTTAAAAGGGGTTCCCTCATTATTGGAGAATATCGAAACGATTAAAGATTGGAAGTCCAAAAGGGAATCGATTTTGAATGCGTGGATTGATTGCATTGGGAAGATCCCGCCATTGATCAAAACGCGAATGGACATTATTTCATGGGAGGATCATGATGACCATCTTCTTGTGAAAATTCGCTACTTATCCGTCTTTGGCGACTGGGTCCCGGCCAGCCTTTTAATTCCGAATGCAGGTAAGGGGAATAAATTAATAGCGCAAGAAGATGTCCGTAAAAGGTTGTCCCATAACGGAAGTAGCTTGCCAGCCATCCTAGCGCTTCATCCTACTTCTGAATCTGGAAAAGATGATATTTGTCTCGATACAGGGAGAGAAAACCGTCAATATGGCCTCGAGCTTGTTAAGAGGGGCTATTTGGTTTTAGCACCGGATACTATAACAGCGGGAGAGAGGGTGCTTCCACACGATCAGCCTTTTCATACGGCTTCTTTCTATCGGCAGCATCCAGACTGGTCTGCTGTCGGAAAAATGATTTCAGATCATCGCCAAGGAATCAGCCTGTTGGAATCATTGAGTATTGTTGACGCCGAAAAGATCGGTGTCATCGGCCATTCGCTTGGAGGCTATAACGGTTATTTCTTGGCGGGGGTGGATAAGAGGGTCAAAGCCGTGGTGTGCAGTTGTGGATTCACTACTTTGTCCCAGGATCCTGAAATACATAGATGGGGAAGAAGGGATTGGTTCACCCACATTCCAAAATTAAGCGATTATATCAATGAAGCGAGGGTTCCTTTTGAATTCAATGAGATAGCGGCACTTGCTGCCCCTGTACCTTTATTTATGTGGATGGGGCAGAATGATAAGATTTTCCCGCATTGGAAGCCTGCCGCGGATGGTCTGGCTGACTTGCATTCTCTGTACGCGTGGATGGGTGAGGAGGAAAAGTATACTTCTTTGATTGGAAGCGCAGGTCATGATTTCCCTTTAGAAATCAGGGGGATAGCGTATTCATTTCTTGATCGCTGGCTGTATGCGGGAAAACCATGA
- a CDS encoding extracellular solute-binding protein, whose protein sequence is MLKRKSEFEDRYNRFIHELKEEIISGRIKPGEFILPENTLSKEYELSRVSIRKALALLVEEGLIEKIPGKGNRVTIPQDAQKQIINLGWFSDSYEIEIAKKIIERFEQLNPYIRVSLQILPNSQYVYNLTESIAAGNGPDVFIVSDYHFRELAESQRLNVIDPFLPEHINPEKDSYEKVFEMFTYDHQLLVTPFVFSPVMICYNQKMFEKAGIPKDFRMETWDQLLDFASLNTKDFDGNNLIDQYGFCFSSLTNRWPVFLLQNNGRFMSEDRSKSMMNSKENIEALNFCVDLMYKHQVSPIFSHGSNVLAENLFMRERAAMILTTYYFMNEFRDHKIKWDILPPPQKTAPATLLIGGALGINANSEVREAAKALVSYMVSTEAQTMIKQNGCTIPMLRFVAEDNYLLQPGIHPAHYNAFKEVMPHAVTVKDLNVQIKELELIENELHLLWANMERAEDACKRIDAMLNEEAAII, encoded by the coding sequence ATGTTGAAAAGAAAAAGTGAATTTGAAGATCGCTACAATAGGTTTATTCATGAATTAAAGGAAGAAATTATATCCGGCAGAATCAAGCCGGGTGAATTCATCCTTCCAGAAAATACATTGAGCAAGGAATATGAGTTAAGTCGTGTTTCCATTCGGAAAGCACTCGCTCTGCTAGTTGAAGAAGGCTTGATTGAGAAAATTCCAGGAAAGGGAAACCGGGTGACCATCCCGCAAGATGCCCAAAAACAAATCATAAATCTTGGCTGGTTCTCAGATTCATATGAAATTGAAATTGCCAAGAAGATCATTGAGCGTTTTGAACAGCTGAACCCATATATTCGGGTGAGCCTGCAAATCCTGCCGAATAGCCAATATGTATACAATTTGACCGAGTCCATCGCCGCAGGAAACGGCCCCGATGTATTTATTGTATCTGACTACCATTTCCGGGAGCTGGCAGAGTCGCAGCGCTTGAATGTCATAGACCCTTTTTTGCCTGAACATATCAATCCGGAGAAAGACAGCTACGAAAAGGTTTTCGAAATGTTTACCTATGATCATCAACTTCTTGTGACACCATTCGTATTTTCCCCTGTCATGATTTGCTATAACCAAAAAATGTTTGAAAAAGCAGGGATTCCAAAGGATTTCCGAATGGAGACGTGGGATCAATTACTCGATTTTGCGAGCCTCAATACAAAGGATTTTGATGGAAACAATTTAATTGATCAATACGGTTTTTGCTTCTCCTCATTGACGAATCGTTGGCCTGTTTTCCTATTGCAGAATAATGGACGTTTCATGTCGGAAGATCGTTCCAAATCCATGATGAATAGCAAAGAGAACATTGAGGCACTTAATTTTTGTGTAGATTTGATGTATAAGCATCAGGTTTCGCCGATTTTCTCACACGGCAGTAATGTCCTGGCGGAAAACCTGTTTATGCGTGAACGTGCCGCAATGATCCTTACCACTTATTATTTTATGAACGAGTTCAGGGACCATAAAATCAAATGGGATATCCTCCCGCCCCCGCAAAAAACTGCCCCGGCAACCTTGCTCATTGGGGGGGCGCTCGGAATAAATGCCAACAGTGAAGTGAGAGAGGCAGCCAAGGCGTTGGTCAGCTATATGGTCAGCACGGAAGCTCAAACGATGATTAAGCAGAATGGCTGTACCATTCCGATGCTTCGATTTGTTGCGGAGGATAATTATTTGCTTCAGCCAGGCATCCATCCGGCCCATTATAACGCCTTTAAGGAAGTGATGCCGCATGCTGTCACCGTAAAGGACCTCAATGTGCAGATCAAGGAATTGGAATTGATTGAAAATGAACTCCATCTTCTTTGGGCTAATATGGAAAGGGCGGAGGATGCATGTAAACGGATCGATGCGATGTTGAATGAGGAAGCGGCCATTATTTAA
- a CDS encoding heparinase II/III family protein produces MDTFQVLKDLKPHPRILFNNEEIVEMKSRVDVTEVSGGAIRFDEIWREIELLAEKYASEKEFSVSYPSCDIVLNIPLPLVQLEPVEDPPGYTDYPYWTMYSRAIEERIKVLSVAYGMTRKDSFASKIKEYLFSLSAFSRWYEFPKRGAEGSLSIAHFVLAVSIGYDSIYNTLASEEIWIVNQAIFEKGLKLLGIDLNNHDSHNIIASKRVAMFIGALTILEEDNKGAIDPFLQNSSEYIIRYMNNRLVEPEIEGLLYLNVAARHVLMAADILKRSTGNDELITHKYFSLLPELFLYMLGTGGQSSFVNFSDSFYKLDVSYLMAVIASNTDHPVCSWYIHQFFEKKLDILLEFRKIPPPIHPDFYYKNKCSKIFPTIGWAAFRSGWGKKDHLLAFTSSESAKDHNHFDQNNFVLHTAGEWLITNPGYQDYVEGPKREYTLGTVGHNSMLADGKGQLNRGRSRFVDWYSSEGFSFIIGEAADAYDSCISGWERKIIHIDKRYFVIIDKVRKEKPETKLSFLFHTPSRIEAGGMVLRPGDRAQERTVKFIGEHSEAAISVCYPFKADSKVCHYTGAEQYGTFLEVVPQEIQEVQYMATLIQPLDPREGKPKQSPYTLKHSGALFDLKVENEDTVDYLLMNEERTCVHQSTEDGIVRLAGEQGWVSFNQGSKNLR; encoded by the coding sequence ATGGATACTTTTCAGGTTCTAAAAGATTTAAAGCCTCACCCTAGGATACTGTTTAATAATGAAGAAATAGTTGAAATGAAATCCCGGGTTGATGTTACTGAGGTTTCCGGTGGTGCCATTCGTTTCGACGAGATCTGGAGGGAAATCGAGCTTTTGGCTGAAAAGTATGCCAGTGAAAAAGAGTTCTCCGTTTCCTATCCAAGCTGTGATATTGTACTGAATATCCCGCTGCCGCTTGTTCAGCTTGAACCTGTTGAAGACCCGCCAGGCTATACCGATTATCCTTATTGGACCATGTACTCAAGGGCAATTGAAGAGAGAATCAAAGTATTGTCTGTTGCTTACGGAATGACTAGGAAAGATTCATTCGCCTCAAAGATAAAGGAGTATCTCTTCTCTCTTTCGGCTTTTTCAAGGTGGTATGAGTTTCCGAAAAGAGGAGCAGAAGGCAGTTTGAGTATTGCTCACTTTGTTTTGGCGGTGTCAATCGGCTACGATTCTATTTATAACACTCTTGCTTCGGAAGAAATTTGGATTGTTAATCAAGCCATATTTGAAAAAGGACTGAAGCTGCTGGGTATTGATTTGAACAATCATGACAGCCATAATATCATCGCTTCCAAGCGGGTCGCGATGTTCATAGGTGCGCTGACGATCTTGGAGGAAGACAATAAAGGTGCAATCGATCCTTTCCTGCAAAATTCCTCGGAGTATATCATCCGTTATATGAACAATAGGTTAGTAGAGCCAGAGATTGAGGGCTTATTATATTTAAATGTAGCAGCACGACATGTTCTGATGGCAGCAGACATTCTAAAGAGATCAACGGGAAATGATGAGCTGATCACGCATAAATATTTCAGCTTACTTCCTGAGTTATTCTTGTACATGCTAGGAACGGGTGGACAATCGAGCTTTGTCAATTTTTCCGATTCCTTTTATAAGCTGGATGTTTCCTACTTGATGGCTGTGATTGCCTCCAATACCGATCATCCCGTATGCAGTTGGTACATTCATCAATTCTTTGAGAAAAAATTAGACATTTTATTGGAATTCAGGAAAATCCCACCTCCCATCCACCCCGATTTTTACTATAAAAATAAATGCTCAAAGATATTCCCGACAATTGGTTGGGCGGCCTTCAGAAGCGGTTGGGGGAAGAAAGATCACCTTCTGGCATTTACATCAAGTGAGTCGGCAAAGGACCATAACCATTTTGATCAAAATAATTTCGTCCTCCACACAGCAGGGGAATGGCTGATCACTAATCCGGGATACCAGGATTATGTTGAAGGGCCAAAGCGGGAATACACACTTGGAACGGTGGGGCATAACAGTATGCTGGCAGATGGGAAGGGCCAATTGAATAGGGGCAGAAGCAGATTTGTTGATTGGTATTCATCTGAAGGCTTCTCTTTCATCATCGGGGAGGCAGCGGATGCTTATGATTCTTGTATTTCTGGATGGGAACGCAAAATTATTCACATCGATAAGCGGTATTTTGTCATAATCGACAAAGTCAGAAAAGAGAAGCCTGAGACTAAGCTATCATTTCTGTTCCATACACCTTCCAGAATAGAGGCTGGGGGTATGGTGCTGAGGCCTGGGGATAGAGCACAAGAAAGGACGGTCAAGTTTATAGGCGAGCATTCAGAAGCCGCGATTTCTGTTTGCTATCCTTTTAAGGCGGACAGCAAGGTATGCCATTACACTGGTGCAGAACAATATGGAACCTTTCTCGAAGTGGTTCCTCAAGAAATTCAAGAAGTCCAGTATATGGCCACATTAATTCAGCCGTTGGATCCGAGGGAAGGAAAGCCGAAACAGTCACCTTATACCTTAAAACACTCGGGTGCGCTTTTTGATTTGAAGGTAGAGAATGAAGACACAGTGGATTATTTGCTTATGAATGAGGAACGGACATGTGTTCACCAATCGACAGAGGACGGGATTGTGAGACTGGCAGGGGAGCAGGGCTGGGTTTCTTTTAATCAAGGCTCAAAAAATCTGCGCTGA
- a CDS encoding YesL family protein — translation MELTGWKGGLYRYGNWAMKLACLNLLWLSGILIGVGAAGMFPSTVAMFSVVRKWNQSGDLDLPLISYFKKEYQREFLKSNLYGYAWVAIGLILYADLHFFRGIPSLTGILFTFFFFLLGVIYLAALLFAFPVYVQYELGIFQYIRNAVYIALSNPLYSILMALGLYFPYYLMMKIPGLLPFFGGSLITLPLMLLSLRLFELIEKKNKE, via the coding sequence ATGGAATTGACAGGATGGAAAGGCGGCCTTTATCGCTATGGAAATTGGGCCATGAAATTGGCATGCCTCAATCTCCTGTGGCTCTCGGGGATTCTCATTGGAGTGGGTGCGGCTGGTATGTTTCCTTCTACCGTTGCGATGTTTTCTGTCGTCCGGAAATGGAATCAGAGCGGCGATCTTGACCTTCCTTTGATTTCGTATTTCAAAAAGGAATATCAAAGGGAATTCCTCAAATCTAATCTATATGGCTATGCATGGGTGGCGATAGGGCTCATCCTCTATGCGGACCTTCATTTCTTCCGCGGCATCCCTTCTTTAACGGGAATTCTATTTACGTTTTTCTTCTTTCTCTTGGGCGTTATTTATCTGGCAGCGTTGCTTTTTGCTTTCCCGGTTTATGTTCAATACGAACTTGGCATTTTTCAATACATAAGAAACGCAGTCTACATCGCGCTTTCGAATCCGCTCTATTCCATATTAATGGCTCTGGGACTTTATTTTCCATATTACTTGATGATGAAAATACCTGGACTCCTTCCTTTTTTTGGAGGGAGCTTGATTACCTTGCCTCTCATGCTGTTGTCGCTTCGCCTCTTTGAACTGATTGAAAAAAAGAATAAGGAGTAG
- a CDS encoding ABC transporter permease, whose product MSSNAVHHKISAETKWGSIRKKIWRDRYLYLLVLQGILFFLIYRYVPMAGLLLAFKDYSPFRGFADSPWVGMKNFKLIFEGPEVIQVIWNTLQISLLQIIFAFPISILLALMLNELRNQVYKRFLQSIVYMPHFLSWVVVVGITVIFLRSEGLVNNFMGKFGMDPLPFLTDPAWFKPLIVIQVIWKESGWGTIIFLAALSGISPHLYEAAVMDGAGRWRQIWHITLPALKSTIIILLILRLGNVMDNGFEQIFLMLNPFNMESGNVLDTFVYFKGIQQANYSFATAVGLFKGAIGLVLVVLANRLAKRFGEEGLF is encoded by the coding sequence ATGTCTTCTAATGCCGTTCATCATAAAATCAGCGCAGAAACAAAGTGGGGAAGTATCAGAAAGAAAATTTGGCGCGATCGATATTTGTACTTGCTTGTCTTGCAGGGTATTTTATTTTTCTTGATCTATCGTTATGTCCCGATGGCGGGTCTTTTACTAGCTTTTAAGGATTATAGTCCGTTCCGCGGCTTTGCCGACAGTCCATGGGTGGGGATGAAAAATTTCAAACTTATCTTTGAGGGGCCGGAAGTCATCCAGGTTATCTGGAATACGCTGCAAATTTCACTTCTTCAGATCATTTTTGCCTTCCCGATCTCCATTTTGCTTGCCTTGATGTTAAACGAATTGAGGAACCAGGTATATAAACGTTTCCTTCAATCCATTGTCTATATGCCCCATTTTCTATCATGGGTTGTTGTCGTCGGTATTACGGTCATCTTTTTGAGGAGCGAGGGTCTAGTAAACAATTTCATGGGTAAGTTCGGAATGGACCCGCTTCCCTTTCTTACCGACCCTGCCTGGTTCAAGCCACTTATTGTCATCCAGGTCATCTGGAAGGAATCAGGGTGGGGGACGATCATCTTTTTGGCAGCGCTTTCAGGGATCAGCCCGCATTTATATGAAGCTGCTGTAATGGACGGTGCAGGACGGTGGAGGCAGATTTGGCATATTACGCTTCCAGCGCTGAAGAGCACCATCATCATCCTGTTGATTCTCCGCCTGGGAAACGTCATGGACAACGGTTTTGAACAAATCTTCCTGATGCTCAATCCATTTAATATGGAGTCAGGAAATGTCCTTGATACATTCGTTTATTTTAAGGGGATTCAGCAGGCGAACTACAGTTTTGCGACAGCCGTGGGATTGTTTAAAGGGGCCATTGGTCTGGTGCTTGTAGTGTTGGCAAACAGACTGGCCAAACGGTTTGGAGAAGAAGGTTTATTTTAA
- a CDS encoding extracellular solute-binding protein, which produces MRKKHLLAGFLSLSLSFSLIGCTSDETKGDADSKGTDTKTAMDPFDHSKKYTITGMTFRYGDPPPASSPGIDMINERFNVDYKPEIIPQGDYAEKSSAIVASGSMPDMIGFTADDNRFYQWAKEGAFLPLNDYLKEYETLSKIPDHVYDSFKVNGKIYGIPRYSNPYPLTPIIRKDWLDNLGLEMPTNYEELEKVAIAFTKDDPDQNGKDDTYGLAVGENINPNFNMGAYWDASAWYHKNDDGDFIPGMISDGRKGLIQFFADLYKEDAMTKDFAVLNWADTNNEFYSGKAGIFVGGVAGMSEDYLSGLLKIDPKAKLVAIPPFKAPDDSQGFTMGSGYSGILALNAKLEGDKGKIYRTLELVDAGKKFFPADQRNPQNQDFDWMWGKEGKGYNMENDLPVRVPTFSSEGLAPSTYFLDNREYVPSDADVRYADDYKLPEMKELVNSLQDMFNDSHMYINPSYGVISKTEQEKGADLMQFLTNEQAKMIAGQRPVSDWDKLVDEYLKRGGSDIIKEMNQGIKDKGYTDRKWE; this is translated from the coding sequence TTGAGAAAAAAACATTTGTTGGCTGGTTTTCTAAGTCTTTCCCTTAGTTTTTCATTGATTGGCTGCACCTCGGATGAAACAAAAGGAGACGCTGATAGTAAAGGAACTGACACTAAAACAGCAATGGACCCGTTCGATCATAGCAAAAAATATACAATTACCGGGATGACTTTCCGATATGGTGATCCGCCGCCAGCATCAAGCCCCGGTATCGATATGATCAATGAGCGATTCAATGTCGATTACAAACCTGAAATCATTCCTCAGGGTGATTATGCAGAAAAGTCTTCAGCCATTGTCGCCTCTGGCAGCATGCCAGATATGATCGGCTTCACTGCGGACGATAATCGATTCTATCAATGGGCGAAGGAAGGCGCTTTCCTCCCGCTGAATGATTACCTGAAAGAATATGAAACACTCTCCAAAATCCCTGATCATGTCTATGATTCTTTTAAAGTGAATGGCAAGATTTATGGGATTCCACGCTATTCAAACCCATATCCACTGACGCCGATCATTCGCAAGGATTGGCTGGATAATCTGGGATTGGAAATGCCGACGAACTACGAGGAATTGGAAAAGGTTGCGATTGCCTTTACAAAAGATGACCCTGATCAAAATGGAAAAGATGACACATATGGCCTTGCGGTTGGGGAAAATATAAATCCCAACTTCAATATGGGGGCCTATTGGGATGCCAGTGCCTGGTACCATAAAAACGACGACGGCGACTTCATTCCCGGGATGATTTCCGATGGGCGGAAAGGTTTGATTCAGTTCTTTGCCGACCTTTATAAAGAAGACGCTATGACAAAGGATTTCGCCGTACTGAATTGGGCAGATACAAATAATGAATTCTACTCAGGAAAAGCAGGAATCTTTGTCGGTGGTGTCGCTGGTATGAGCGAAGATTATTTAAGTGGATTGTTGAAAATCGATCCTAAAGCGAAGTTAGTGGCCATTCCGCCATTTAAAGCACCAGATGATTCTCAAGGGTTCACGATGGGCTCTGGGTATTCAGGGATCTTGGCCCTCAATGCCAAGCTGGAAGGCGACAAAGGGAAAATATATCGGACTTTGGAATTGGTGGACGCAGGTAAAAAGTTCTTCCCAGCCGATCAACGAAATCCGCAAAATCAAGACTTCGACTGGATGTGGGGCAAAGAAGGCAAAGGATATAATATGGAGAACGATTTGCCTGTCCGTGTACCGACTTTCTCTTCCGAAGGATTGGCGCCATCCACGTACTTCCTGGATAACAGAGAATATGTACCATCTGATGCAGATGTGCGCTATGCGGACGATTACAAGCTTCCTGAAATGAAGGAGCTGGTCAATTCCCTGCAGGATATGTTTAATGACAGCCATATGTATATCAATCCTTCCTATGGCGTCATTTCGAAAACTGAACAGGAAAAAGGAGCCGACCTGATGCAGTTCCTGACAAACGAACAAGCAAAAATGATAGCCGGCCAAAGACCAGTATCTGATTGGGATAAACTAGTCGACGAATACCTCAAGCGCGGTGGATCCGACATCATAAAAGAAATGAATCAAGGCATCAAAGACAAAGGGTATACAGATAGAAAGTGGGAATAG